ATTAAAGTAAATTCCTCTATCAATTCAACGTATGGAGCTGCAAGAGAAAGTTGCTGATATACTTGATCCACACCTAAGACTTCGTCTCCATAGTTATAGACCAATTCGCCTTCAGAAGGTGTCAAACTACTTGAAAGCACTTTCAGAAAAGTAGATTTTCCCGAACCATTATGGCCAAGGATGGCATAACTCTTTCCGGACTCAAAGGTATAGTTTATATGCCTAAAAATCCATTCATTGTTATACCTCCTACCAATATCCTTTAATGTAATTTTCAAATTCACAAGAATCGATAACGCGATTACATCGCTCTATTATTGAATCCTTTCATGATACCTCGGCCCGAATTCCGAATAAAATCCAAAATTTCATCCCGAATTTCTGTTGCCTGATATTCAGCCTCTATAATTTCTATAGCCTTAGCTAAATTTCTATTTTGGACAAAAAGAATTCGATAAAGGTTTTGAATTTCGGCGATCTGATCTTCCGAAAATCCTCTTCTTCTTAATCCAACTGAATTAATCCCTGCATAAGAAATAGGTTCGCGCGCCGCTTTAACAAAAGGCGGTATATCCTTACGTACCAATGAACCACCGGTAACAAATGCATGCGAACCAATTTTGACAAATTGATGAACAGCTACCATTCCAGCCAGTACGACATAATCACCCACGGTAATATGTCCTGCAAGCGTACTATTATTTGAGAAAACACAATTATCGCCTACTTCACAATCATGCGCAACATGACTATATGCTTGAATTAAACAATTTTTTCCAATGACTGTCTTATATCTATCTTTGGTGCCTCTATTGATTGTTACACACTCGCGTATGGTTGTATTATCACCAATTTCCACTGTTGTAATCTCACCATCAAATTTTAAATCTTGAGGCTCTCCAGAAATTACTGCACCGGGATATATTTTACAATTTTTTCCTATTCGTGCTCCATCCATAATCGTCACATTTGAGCCTATCCAAGTGCCTTCACCAATGATGACGTCTTTATAAATGGTTACAAATGGTTCGATGACCACATTTTTAGCAATTTTTGCTTCAGGATGAATATAAGCTAATGGCTGTATCATCTATACTACTTTAGTTGTTATTTACTCTTACGATCTGAGCCATAAGCTCGGCTTCACATACGATCTTCTCTCCTACCATGGCCACACCTTTCATTTTTGCGATACCTCTTCGAATCGGCTCCATCAAATCGCATCTAAAAATAACAGAATCTCCGGGGGTTACCTGCGCTTTAAAACGGGCATTTTCAATTTTCAGAAATAAAGTCAGCCAATTTTCCGGATCAGGAACTGTTTTAAGAACCAAAATTCCTCCTGTCTGCGCCATAGCCTCTACTTGCAATACGCCTGGAAATAATGGCGCTCCGGGAAAATGTCCCATAAATAAATCTTCGTTCATGGTAACATTCTTCAAGCCCACCACATGTGTTTCGGTCAATTCAAGAATCTTATCCACCATAAGCATAGGTTGACGATGCGGCAAAATCTTCATAATTTCTACCGTATCGTATAATGCTGGCATATTAGGATCGTAAACTTTAATTTTTTTACGTGTTTTATCTTTCTTAATCTGCTCCTTTATCTTTTTCGCAAAGGCAACATTGGCGGCATGCCCCGGCCGAGCAGCCATAATATGGCCTTTCAGGGGTCGCCCAACGAGTGCCAAATCTCCAACCATATCCAACAATTTATGTCGAGCAGGCTCATTTTGGTAGCGTAATTGATTATTGTTTAATATTCCTTCTTTAGCAACTGCTACGGTTTCTTTATGAAAAAGATGAGCTAATTTCTGTAATTCTTCAGGTGAAGTCTCCTTATCCACAATAACAATGGCATTACTTAGGTCACCGCCTTTAATAAGCCCATGATCCACCAACATTTCTAACTCATGCAAAAAGCAAAAGGTCCGTGAAGATGAAATTTCGGATTTAAAATCGTCAATTGACGTAATCGCAGCATGTTGGCTTCCCAACACCGGCGAGTTAAAATCGATCATGCAGGTCATCCTATAGCCATCCATCGGCATCCCCAATATCTCGACTTTACGATCAGGCTCTGCATAATGGATATTATTGGAAATCTCATAATAATCTCTGTCAGCATCCTGCTCCTCAAACCCTGCCTCTTCAAGCAGCTTTACAAAAATAGCTGAACTTCCATCTAAGATAGGTATCTCGGGACCATCTATATCAATCAGGACGTTATCAATTTGTAAACCAATTAACGACGCCATCAAATGTTCAATTGTACTAACACTTGCACCATTCTGAGTAATTGTCGTCCCCCTCGAAGTATCTGTCACGTTATCTGCATCAACCAAAATTTCTGGCTGCCCCTCCAAGTCTACACGTCTGAACTTAAACCAGTGATTTTCCGGAGCGGGTTTAATGGTCATCGATACAATTTTCCCTGTATGAAGACCTACCCCCGAAATCTCAACCTCGTTTTTGATGGTTCGCTGTTTTACATTCATTTCTAATAACATATTTTTAAATCAAAACTTCTTTTGACAAAACATTTATTGATAATGCTATATCGGTCAATGATATAGTTATACGATAAACTACTGTTTCATCACAATTAAAGAACAGCTTATTTTCAATGAAAAATAATTATTTTAATTTTTTTTCTACTAATTTTTCTAACTCCTGGATCCGCTTCTCCAATTCAGGAAGGCGAGCAAAGATTACATTAGATCGCAATTGTGGCTGATAAGCCATCAAAGGCGTACCGCCCCACTTCTTGCCCTCTTCTTTGATCGATCTATTCACTCCGGATTGGGCCTGAATTTGGGACCCCTTAGCAATAACGATATGCCCAACGACACCAACCTGACCGCCCAATACTACATGCTCTCCGATTTTTGAACTACCGGAAATACCAGTCTGCGCCGCAACGACAGTATTCCTTCCAATATCAACATTATGGGCAATCTGAATCAAATTATCCAACTTCACGCCATCACGCACAATGGTAGCTCCCATGGTTGCTCTATCAATTACGGTATTGGCACCAATCTCAACATTATCCTCTATCTGAACATAGCCAATCTGAGGAACTTTTTTATATGTTCCGTCTTCTTGTGGTGCAAATCCAAATCCATCGGATCCGATGACAACACCTGAATGTAACACCACATTTTTACCGATCTTACAATCATGATAAATCTTCACTCCTGGATAGAGCGTTGTATTATCTCCAATCGTAACTTTATCTCCAATATAAACCTGAGGGTAAATTTTCACATGATCACCGATCGATGCTCCTCTGCCTATATATACAAATGCACCGATGTAGCCCCCCTGGCCGATTTCAGCCTCGTCGTGTATAAAATGAGGTTCCTCTCGCCCACTTTTGTCAAGGCGAAACTCATTATACATATTTAGGACAGTAGAAAAAGCGGCATAGGCATTCTTAACCCGTATAATTGTTAATGTAGGTTTAGTCGAATGTGTCAATTGCAAATCTTCATTAACAATAACAATCGAGGCATCGGTAGTATATATAAAATGCTCGTATTTGGGATTCGACAAAAAAGAAAGATCACCTTTTTTACCCTCCTCAATTTTGGCAAGGTTACCTACCGCAACCTCTGGATTTCCTTCAATCCGTCCTTCTAATAATGTCGCTATTTGTTGCGCAGTAAATTGCATGGTACAAATCTATGTTTTTTTATTAAAAAATAACTACTTGACAGAAGGAATTGCAACATATCCTACCTCTTTTGGATAACACAAAGCATATTTAGCGACATTTTTCGACAGTGCTTCTAAATTCCCCAGATCAGAAGCCTCCGTTATATCGACAAGTTCGCCCGATTTTAACAAAATTTTTATTTGATCCTGGGATGAATTATACGCGCGATTCTGAATTTCCTGAGTAAATACATAATAGTGAATATCCTCCATCGCCACGTCGATTTCCGCCTGTACTTTTGCTTTCACCAAATCAATATATTCGCGCGAAAAAGGTTTGTTGCTCAATACAGAGCGATATAAATCACGCTTCATCACCCGTTGACACATTGTACGTAGAATATGGTCCTCATGACACTCCCATGTTTTTATGGCAGACATAATATCTGTATCATCCAAACGAGTAAACCAGTCTAAATGCAACGGGTTGTCCAAAAAATTACTTTTATTGATTTGTTGGCTTAAAAACCAATGAAAAGCTGGAGTAGAAAAGAGTTGATGGCCAGCAGCCGTCAAATATTTTGCCCGCTGCAGAATTTTAATCAGCAACTGCTCGGCACCAATAACGGTTTTGTGCAGATATACTTGCCAATACATCAGTCGCCGTGCTATTAGAAATTTCTCCACTGAATATAGCCCTTTATAATCCACAACAATCTCATCCGCTACCACGTTGAGCATTTTTATGATACGGTCAAATGAAATTACTCCCTCAGATACTCCCGTAAAAAAGCTATCCCTATTGAGGTAATCCATTCGATCCACATCTAACTGGCTCGACACCAATTGGTGAAGAAATTTGCGCTCGTATTTGTTATTAAAAATGGTAATTGCAAGGCTCAACCTTCCGTCTAAATCCTGATTGATTCGATCCATTAACAACGAAGACAACAACTCATGCGAAACGCCTTCAATTAAACTATGTTCTAATGAGTGGGAAAAGGGGCCATGCCCAATATCATGGAGTAAAATAGCTGAAAGAGCTGCTTCCTCTTCCGTGTCCGAAATGAATACACCCTTACTTCTTAAGGTTTCCAAAGCCATCGCCATCAAATGCATCGATCCAATGGCGTGCTGAAAACGAGTATGTAATGCACCTGGATAGACGAGATGTGTCATACTCACCTGCTTGATATAGCGGAGTCGCTGAAAATAAGGATGCTGTACCAAATCAAAGACCAATCCTGTGGGGATCGAAACAAACCCGTATACCGGATCATTTATAATTTTATTTTTGTTCAAGGTGGCGACAAATTAAGGCGATCATCAACACTATAAATTATGAAACCTGGCTCCCAAATCCTGAACGCTGGGTTAACATCAGTATAAACTTAAAACAAAGATAGTTAGTTCATCGTTAAGAAATGTTAAAAATAAAATCTAAAGCACGATATTTGCTTAAGTTAGCATGAGATCAAAAATCCGTTAAATAGGTAAGAGTTGTTCTTTTACACTATTCTATTCATAGAAACACGGTCCTCCTCTAGTAATTAAACACATATATAGCAGATGCAAAAAACACATATTCTCTGGGCTGACGATGAAATTGACTTTCTAAAACCACATATCTTATTTTTAGAAAGCAAAGGATATAAAGTTGACACCGTCAATAATGGAAATGATGCTGTTGAAGCCTTTAAAAATGGTTTTTTCCATCTCGTTTTTTTAGACGAGAACATGCCCGGTCTGACCGGACTTGAAACACTCGGTATACTGAAGTCAATCAATCCTTCTGTACCTATTGTGCTGGTCACTAAAAATGAAGAAGAACATGTCATGGAGGATGCGATAGGCTCTAAAATTGATGATTATCTGATCAAGCCGGTCAATCCCAAACAGATCTTGATGACCATCAAGAAATTGACTGAAAACAAGCGCCTCGTCAATGAAAAAACATCCATGGCCTACCAGCAAGACTTCCGTAATTTAGGGATGACTCTCAACGAAAACCTAGATTACAACCAATGGTCGGAAGTATATAAAAAGCTTGTGTACTGGGAGTTATCTTTAGAGAAACTTGAAGATAATAATATGCATGAAATTCTGACCATGCAAAAATCTGAAGCAAACATGCAGTTCTCAAAATTCATAGAGAATAACTATATTCATTGGATTAATCGTCCCGAAAACGGCCCTATCCTCTCCCATCAGTTGTTTAAGAAGAAAGTGTTCCCAACGCTGGAAGATGATGTACCTACATTTTTCTTCTTAATAGACAACTTGCGGTTTGACCAATGGAAAATTATCAATGAAGTCATCACCGACTATTTTAGACTGGAGGAGGAAATAAACTATTTCAGTATTTTACCAACAGCAACACAATATGCTAGAAATGCCATCTTTAGTGGACTAACTCCGTTAGAAATGGAAAAGCGTTTTCCGAAATTGTGGCAAAACGACGAAGACGAAGGCGGTAAAAATCTATACGAGGATAAATTTTTGGAGGATCAGATTAAGCGCCTTTATCGAAAGCCCATAAAACACTCTTACACAAAAATTCTGACGTTGGAACAAGGAAAAGACGTTGTAGACAATCTCGGAAATTTAATGCACAATCAGCTTAATGCATTAGTGTATAATTTTGTGGATATGCTATCTCATGCACGTACAGATAGCTCTATGATTCGCGAATTAGCAAACGACGAGGCAGCATACCGTTCCCTCACCTTGTCTTGGTTTGAGCATTCTCCCTTATTGGAGGCGATCAAATGGCTCTCCCAAAAAAAGGTTCGCGTGATTATCACCACTGACCATGGGACAATCCGTGTAAAAAAGCCAAGTAAAATTGTGGGGGATCGAAATACAAATACAAATTTGAGATATAAACAGGGCAAAAATCTGAATTATATTGACAAAGACGTCTTCGCTATCAAAACCCCACATGAGGCACAATTGCCCAAACTTCACGTGAGCTCAACCTACGTGTTTGCCAAGGAGGACACCTATTTTGTCTACCCGAACAACTACAACCAATTTGTCAATTACTTTAATGGAACGTTTCAACATGGCGGAATCTCTTTGGAAGAAATGATTATCCCCTTTGCGACATACTTACCGAAATAGTAATTTTGCAGCATGGAAATTATTGTAAATTCGGTAGCAGATTTATCGCAAGCAGCTCAAACACTTTTAACCAGTTTTCCGGAGGAACGCATTTTTTTGCTATATGGTCCAATGGGGGCCGGGAAAACAACTTTTGTAAAACACCTCTGCAAACAATTAAATGTTCAGGACAGCACATCGAGCCCGACATTCTCCATCGTAAATGAATACGAATCTGCTAGTGGCCCCGTATATCATTTCGATTTTTACCGTATCAAAGACGAACAGGAGGCATTTGATTTTGGCTACGAGGAATACTTTTATTCAGGAGCATACTGTTTTGTGGAGTGGCCAGAGAAAATCCCCAATTTACTTCCTGAAGAAGCAAAGGAAATACACATCAGCATCATAGATGCCACAACACGTCAAATCTCTATTCATTAACTTACCTTTTTCGACCTCCCAATATGGCTCAATCATCCTCTTGTCAATATATTCCATCTGATATTCATGTGCCTGGATTATCAGCTATACACGCCGAAAATCTTAGCTTTTCCTTTCATGAGAACAGCATGCAATTTGCTGTTGAAAACAGTTCCTTCGACATTGAAGAAGGAAAAATAACCGCGATTATAGGTGAGTCCGGGAGTGGGAAAAGTACCTTGTTGAGACTTATATATGGATTATTGGAACCAACAGAAGGTGTGGTGCGTTATAAAGGTTGGCAGGTACCTACACGCAAAGATAAGTTAATTCCTGGTCACGATGCGATGAAATTAGTCTCGCAGGGTTTTGACGATTTAAATACATATGCCAACGTGTGGGACAATGTTGCATCGCAATTGCCAAATACAAATATCAAACGTAAACAAGATAAAACTGCGGAAATACTGCAACGTCTTCGGATAGACCACCTTGGGCGAAAAAGAGTAGCAGATATCAGTGGGGGAGAAAAGCAACGCGTTGCAATCTGCCGTGCGCTCATCAATGAGCCCGAAGTTTTACTTATGGATGAACCCTTTAATCAGGTTGATGCCTCTTTTCGCGACACGCTCCAACAAGACATAAAAGATATAGTTAAAGAAACCGGGTTAACTGTTATACTCGTTTCTCACGATCCGACTGAAGTACTTGCTTTAGCAGATAATCTTATCGTGATGAAAGAAGGTAAAATTTTAGATCAAAACAACCCACATCAACTCTATGACAATCCTTCGCACCCTTATACCGCCCAATTGTTGGCAAAAAGCAACATCTTGACTATCCAGCAAGCTCAAAATCTAGGGATAACAACCGAAAAACCTATAGCAATCCATCAAGAATGGATTTCAATAAGTCCTTCACAAGAGTCCACTTTCTTTGTAAAAGATGTGCGATTCCGAGGATTTTATTATGAAATTGTTGTCAGCAACAATGTGATCGACTTACATACCATTACAACCTCTCAAATCATTCCGCCAAAACAACAAACAGTTGATCTGACCATATCCCATTGGATTTCTTTTGACCATTAATTTGATGTCCTAATCCAGTGTAGCTAGCCAGGACAAAAATGCGTCAAACCACAATTTATCCGAAGTTTTATTAATTAATCCAAAACCATGTCCCCCCTGCTCAAAGACATAAAGTTTGTTGGGCACTTTAGCTTTATCCAAAGCAGCAATCATTCGATAACTGTTTTCTATCGGCACAGCCCTATCGTCTTTGGCATGTACAAAGAAAACCGGGCAAACTTCCGGAGAGACCTGTAATTCAGAAGAAAATGATCGGACCAGATCTTCTGAAGGATTTTCTCCGATGAGATTAATTCTTGATCCTTTGTGTGTGATATCATTCTCCATGGAGATGACCGGATAAATCAATCCAGCAAAATCAGGTCTTAGGGATACATGCGAAGAATTCGCTATATAGTCCTTTTTGAATTGGGTAATTAAAGTAGAGGCCAAATGCCCGCCAGCAGAAAAGCCAATAACGCCAACCTTGCGAAGTTCAGGGTGCAACGTTCTGATCAATTGGACCGCCCGCTGAGCATCTTGAAGAGGTCCTATTGATTTGTTACGCATGATATTTGGCGAAGGTAAACGGTATTGTAAAACAAAAGCCGAATAACCATTTTTTACGAGTTCTTTAGCAACAGCATGTCCTTCATGATCCATAGCGATATGCGAATACCCACCTCCCGGGATCACCAGTACAGCGATATTTTTAGCGCTACTTTTATCTGCCGGATAAGCAAATAACCTGGGAACATTTTTTTCTAAATTCACTTGCTCTTTATCCGTCGAATTCGGAATGGAATCTGCATAAAGATTGATTGTTTCCTGCGCCTTAACGAGTGAAATCAACGAACATAAAATCATAAAAATTCTTTTCATTAAAATAGTATTTTAAAAGAGAGTTCCAGACTACATCGACTCGAAAAGACGAAGCACATATGAACTGTATACCCCTGTTTTATAATGAAGAAACGACTAAAAGATCCAAATCTTTCGCAGTCATATTAAACCTTGATGCCATATCTGCATTTGTAAGGTTACCTTGATACAAATAAATAGAACTTCGGATTCCGGGATTCTTCCAAATTGCGTTTTTCAATCCTCCAAGCTCAGCAAAATCGAGCAAAATTGAAGTAAAAATATTACTCATGGCATAAGTTGCTGTTCGTGCCACACGAGAAGCGATATTGGGAACACAGTAATGAATAACATCAAATTTTCGGAAAATGGGTTGATCATGTGAGGTTACTTCTGACGTTTCAAAATTCCCACCCTGATCAATACTAACATCTATAACAACGGAGTTGGGTTTCATTTTAGATACCGTTTCTTCCGAAATCAAACA
The genomic region above belongs to Sphingobacterium zeae and contains:
- a CDS encoding alpha/beta hydrolase, whose amino-acid sequence is MKRIFMILCSLISLVKAQETINLYADSIPNSTDKEQVNLEKNVPRLFAYPADKSSAKNIAVLVIPGGGYSHIAMDHEGHAVAKELVKNGYSAFVLQYRLPSPNIMRNKSIGPLQDAQRAVQLIRTLHPELRKVGVIGFSAGGHLASTLITQFKKDYIANSSHVSLRPDFAGLIYPVISMENDITHKGSRINLIGENPSEDLVRSFSSELQVSPEVCPVFFVHAKDDRAVPIENSYRMIAALDKAKVPNKLYVFEQGGHGFGLINKTSDKLWFDAFLSWLATLD
- the lpxA gene encoding acyl-ACP--UDP-N-acetylglucosamine O-acyltransferase, which gives rise to MIQPLAYIHPEAKIAKNVVIEPFVTIYKDVIIGEGTWIGSNVTIMDGARIGKNCKIYPGAVISGEPQDLKFDGEITTVEIGDNTTIRECVTINRGTKDRYKTVIGKNCLIQAYSHVAHDCEVGDNCVFSNNSTLAGHITVGDYVVLAGMVAVHQFVKIGSHAFVTGGSLVRKDIPPFVKAAREPISYAGINSVGLRRRGFSEDQIAEIQNLYRILFVQNRNLAKAIEIIEAEYQATEIRDEILDFIRNSGRGIMKGFNNRAM
- a CDS encoding HD domain-containing protein; translation: MNKNKIINDPVYGFVSIPTGLVFDLVQHPYFQRLRYIKQVSMTHLVYPGALHTRFQHAIGSMHLMAMALETLRSKGVFISDTEEEAALSAILLHDIGHGPFSHSLEHSLIEGVSHELLSSLLMDRINQDLDGRLSLAITIFNNKYERKFLHQLVSSQLDVDRMDYLNRDSFFTGVSEGVISFDRIIKMLNVVADEIVVDYKGLYSVEKFLIARRLMYWQVYLHKTVIGAEQLLIKILQRAKYLTAAGHQLFSTPAFHWFLSQQINKSNFLDNPLHLDWFTRLDDTDIMSAIKTWECHEDHILRTMCQRVMKRDLYRSVLSNKPFSREYIDLVKAKVQAEIDVAMEDIHYYVFTQEIQNRAYNSSQDQIKILLKSGELVDITEASDLGNLEALSKNVAKYALCYPKEVGYVAIPSVK
- a CDS encoding bifunctional UDP-3-O-[3-hydroxymyristoyl] N-acetylglucosamine deacetylase/3-hydroxyacyl-ACP dehydratase; translation: MNVKQRTIKNEVEISGVGLHTGKIVSMTIKPAPENHWFKFRRVDLEGQPEILVDADNVTDTSRGTTITQNGASVSTIEHLMASLIGLQIDNVLIDIDGPEIPILDGSSAIFVKLLEEAGFEEQDADRDYYEISNNIHYAEPDRKVEILGMPMDGYRMTCMIDFNSPVLGSQHAAITSIDDFKSEISSSRTFCFLHELEMLVDHGLIKGGDLSNAIVIVDKETSPEELQKLAHLFHKETVAVAKEGILNNNQLRYQNEPARHKLLDMVGDLALVGRPLKGHIMAARPGHAANVAFAKKIKEQIKKDKTRKKIKVYDPNMPALYDTVEIMKILPHRQPMLMVDKILELTETHVVGLKNVTMNEDLFMGHFPGAPLFPGVLQVEAMAQTGGILVLKTVPDPENWLTLFLKIENARFKAQVTPGDSVIFRCDLMEPIRRGIAKMKGVAMVGEKIVCEAELMAQIVRVNNN
- a CDS encoding PglZ domain-containing protein, giving the protein MQKTHILWADDEIDFLKPHILFLESKGYKVDTVNNGNDAVEAFKNGFFHLVFLDENMPGLTGLETLGILKSINPSVPIVLVTKNEEEHVMEDAIGSKIDDYLIKPVNPKQILMTIKKLTENKRLVNEKTSMAYQQDFRNLGMTLNENLDYNQWSEVYKKLVYWELSLEKLEDNNMHEILTMQKSEANMQFSKFIENNYIHWINRPENGPILSHQLFKKKVFPTLEDDVPTFFFLIDNLRFDQWKIINEVITDYFRLEEEINYFSILPTATQYARNAIFSGLTPLEMEKRFPKLWQNDEDEGGKNLYEDKFLEDQIKRLYRKPIKHSYTKILTLEQGKDVVDNLGNLMHNQLNALVYNFVDMLSHARTDSSMIRELANDEAAYRSLTLSWFEHSPLLEAIKWLSQKKVRVIITTDHGTIRVKKPSKIVGDRNTNTNLRYKQGKNLNYIDKDVFAIKTPHEAQLPKLHVSSTYVFAKEDTYFVYPNNYNQFVNYFNGTFQHGGISLEEMIIPFATYLPK
- the tsaE gene encoding tRNA (adenosine(37)-N6)-threonylcarbamoyltransferase complex ATPase subunit type 1 TsaE; its protein translation is MEIIVNSVADLSQAAQTLLTSFPEERIFLLYGPMGAGKTTFVKHLCKQLNVQDSTSSPTFSIVNEYESASGPVYHFDFYRIKDEQEAFDFGYEEYFYSGAYCFVEWPEKIPNLLPEEAKEIHISIIDATTRQISIH
- a CDS encoding ABC transporter ATP-binding protein codes for the protein MAQSSSCQYIPSDIHVPGLSAIHAENLSFSFHENSMQFAVENSSFDIEEGKITAIIGESGSGKSTLLRLIYGLLEPTEGVVRYKGWQVPTRKDKLIPGHDAMKLVSQGFDDLNTYANVWDNVASQLPNTNIKRKQDKTAEILQRLRIDHLGRKRVADISGGEKQRVAICRALINEPEVLLMDEPFNQVDASFRDTLQQDIKDIVKETGLTVILVSHDPTEVLALADNLIVMKEGKILDQNNPHQLYDNPSHPYTAQLLAKSNILTIQQAQNLGITTEKPIAIHQEWISISPSQESTFFVKDVRFRGFYYEIVVSNNVIDLHTITTSQIIPPKQQTVDLTISHWISFDH
- the lpxD gene encoding UDP-3-O-(3-hydroxymyristoyl)glucosamine N-acyltransferase, encoding MQFTAQQIATLLEGRIEGNPEVAVGNLAKIEEGKKGDLSFLSNPKYEHFIYTTDASIVIVNEDLQLTHSTKPTLTIIRVKNAYAAFSTVLNMYNEFRLDKSGREEPHFIHDEAEIGQGGYIGAFVYIGRGASIGDHVKIYPQVYIGDKVTIGDNTTLYPGVKIYHDCKIGKNVVLHSGVVIGSDGFGFAPQEDGTYKKVPQIGYVQIEDNVEIGANTVIDRATMGATIVRDGVKLDNLIQIAHNVDIGRNTVVAAQTGISGSSKIGEHVVLGGQVGVVGHIVIAKGSQIQAQSGVNRSIKEEGKKWGGTPLMAYQPQLRSNVIFARLPELEKRIQELEKLVEKKLK